From Pseudanabaena sp. PCC 6802, one genomic window encodes:
- the lpxB gene encoding lipid-A-disaccharide synthase yields MKRRIFISTGEVSGDWHGSILIQALQNSARQRDLELEILALGGDRMVAAGATLLGNTVGIGSIGLVEALPYVLPTLLVQWRAKQQLKKFPPDLVILIDYVTPNIGMGYFTKRQLQVPVIYYIAPQEWVWSFNDKNTQAIAGFTDRILSIFPQEAKYYAEQGAQVKWVGHPLVDLMDRVPDRATARQQLGISSEDLVVVLLPASRSQELKYLLPVMLQTAKLIQAQLPQVKFWLPLSLEKYRPNVERLLSQYGVKADVVSHPSQLVIRAADLVLSKSGTVNLETALLNVPQVVIYRVSTVTAWIARHLLHFYIPFMSPPNLVQMKAIVPEFLQEAASPESVSQACLELLLNERSRQQMLYNYAEMRNCLGGNGAIERVATEILDALPVNNLN; encoded by the coding sequence ATGAAACGACGGATTTTTATTAGTACGGGTGAAGTTTCAGGGGATTGGCACGGTTCGATCCTGATTCAAGCACTCCAAAATTCAGCCCGGCAACGCGATCTGGAATTAGAGATTCTGGCTCTGGGAGGCGATCGCATGGTAGCCGCCGGTGCGACTCTCCTCGGTAACACCGTAGGCATAGGCTCGATTGGTTTGGTTGAAGCCTTACCCTACGTCTTGCCCACCTTGCTCGTGCAGTGGCGAGCCAAGCAACAACTTAAAAAATTTCCACCTGATTTAGTCATATTAATTGATTACGTCACGCCAAACATTGGCATGGGGTACTTTACCAAACGTCAGTTGCAAGTACCCGTAATTTATTACATCGCACCGCAGGAATGGGTCTGGTCGTTTAACGATAAGAATACGCAGGCGATCGCTGGCTTTACCGACCGCATTTTGTCGATATTTCCGCAGGAGGCAAAATATTATGCCGAGCAGGGCGCGCAGGTAAAGTGGGTGGGGCACCCGCTAGTGGATTTGATGGATCGCGTACCAGATCGCGCCACGGCACGTCAGCAGCTAGGAATTAGTAGCGAAGATTTAGTAGTAGTGTTGCTGCCCGCTTCGCGATCGCAGGAACTCAAGTACCTGTTACCAGTAATGTTACAAACAGCAAAATTGATTCAAGCCCAATTGCCTCAGGTAAAATTTTGGTTGCCGCTTTCTTTGGAAAAGTATCGCCCCAATGTTGAACGACTTTTGTCTCAGTATGGTGTAAAAGCAGATGTGGTTTCTCATCCGTCTCAGTTAGTAATTAGAGCTGCAGATTTAGTTCTGTCCAAATCTGGTACGGTTAACTTGGAAACTGCCCTTCTGAACGTACCGCAGGTTGTTATTTATCGTGTCAGCACCGTTACTGCCTGGATCGCACGCCATTTGCTACACTTCTACATTCCGTTTATGTCACCACCCAATTTAGTCCAAATGAAAGCGATCGTGCCGGAGTTTTTGCAGGAAGCTGCCTCGCCTGAAAGTGTATCCCAAGCCTGTTTAGAACTGCTTTTAAATGAGCGATCGCGGCAACAGATGCTGTATAACTATGCAGAGATGCGTAATTGCTTGGGTGGTAATGGTGCAATTGAAAGGGTAGCAACTGAAATTTTGGATGCATTGCCAGTAAACAACCTCAACTAG
- a CDS encoding pentapeptide repeat-containing protein, with the protein MERAEFIKLYTAGVRDFATTNFSGQDLSNVDFTNVDLGGADLTGANLSDTIFDHTTVLSGVDFRYANLSRASMQDLNLEYIDLRKANLTGANLSRSEMNGADFSNANLIGAQLVEADLVEATLVGADLTAANFRGADLRGANFSQAIMVGTDLTECDLTTTNFSSADLTDAKVYASIRPQGEAIDDVTFPDGSKVKPDWW; encoded by the coding sequence ATGGAAAGGGCAGAATTTATCAAGCTTTATACCGCAGGTGTGCGAGACTTTGCCACCACTAATTTTAGCGGTCAAGATTTGAGTAATGTCGATTTCACCAATGTCGATCTCGGTGGAGCAGATCTGACTGGAGCCAATCTCAGCGACACAATCTTCGACCACACCACAGTTTTGAGTGGGGTTGATTTTCGCTATGCCAATCTTAGTCGGGCCAGTATGCAGGATCTAAATCTCGAATATATCGATCTGCGCAAAGCTAATTTAACCGGAGCAAATCTGAGTCGCTCTGAGATGAATGGTGCTGATTTTAGCAACGCAAACCTGATCGGCGCGCAACTAGTCGAAGCCGATCTGGTGGAAGCAACGCTAGTGGGGGCAGATTTAACTGCAGCAAATTTTCGTGGTGCCGATCTCAGAGGTGCTAATTTCTCGCAGGCGATTATGGTGGGCACGGACTTAACTGAATGCGATCTGACGACAACCAATTTCAGCAGTGCCGATCTCACGGATGCTAAGGTATATGCTTCTATCCGCCCGCAGGGTGAGGCGATAGACGATGTCACTTTTCCCGATGGCAGTAAAGTTAAACCCGATTGGTGGTAA
- a CDS encoding site-2 protease family protein, whose amino-acid sequence MKGGIRIGTIFKIPLFIDPSWFLIVALMTLSYRTDYVRLSPDLALLFGFLTAVLLFVSVLLHELGHSLTAKSQGIEVNSITLFLFGGVAAIEKESKDPWSAFSVAIAGPIVSLALGGILWGTALALAGNGVFAVLNHPVNPQAATKLVSDVGINRALVGSMAFNLAQINLVLGIFNLIPGLPLDGGQVLKAVVWKITGNRMTGVRWAARSGQFLGLIAIFMGVNLLFLRNGLFYGIWPILLGWFVMNNASAYLQFTNLQEALMGLTAELAMTRDFRIVDAKMSLRQFADEFLLLREDKDIQPAYFASADGRDRGAIAPEDFRYIERSQWESKTLNDIAKPFKSLDVVELKAKIVEVIKLLEEKQIKRLTVLSPVGSVAGVIDRGDVLRALARKLKWPIPEAYIQQVKADGKFPPDLRLSELIAQIPPN is encoded by the coding sequence ATGAAAGGCGGCATTCGCATCGGCACTATTTTCAAAATTCCTCTATTCATCGACCCATCGTGGTTTCTGATTGTGGCGTTGATGACGTTAAGTTACAGAACCGATTACGTTCGGTTGTCGCCAGATTTAGCCTTGCTCTTTGGCTTTCTAACTGCTGTATTGCTATTTGTTTCGGTTTTGCTGCATGAACTGGGGCATAGCCTGACGGCTAAGTCTCAAGGTATTGAGGTCAACTCGATTACCCTGTTTCTATTTGGTGGCGTGGCGGCAATTGAAAAAGAATCGAAAGATCCCTGGTCGGCTTTTAGCGTGGCGATCGCAGGGCCAATCGTCAGCCTTGCCCTTGGTGGTATTTTATGGGGTACAGCGCTGGCTCTAGCAGGAAATGGCGTGTTTGCAGTATTAAATCATCCTGTCAATCCCCAGGCTGCCACTAAACTGGTAAGCGATGTAGGAATAAATAGGGCGTTAGTTGGTTCTATGGCGTTTAATCTGGCGCAAATTAATCTCGTCTTAGGCATATTTAACTTAATTCCAGGTCTGCCTCTTGATGGCGGTCAGGTTTTAAAAGCTGTGGTTTGGAAAATTACAGGTAACCGCATGACTGGTGTACGGTGGGCTGCTCGTTCCGGTCAATTTCTGGGACTAATTGCTATATTTATGGGGGTTAACCTCCTGTTTCTGCGCAACGGCCTGTTCTACGGAATCTGGCCGATTCTGCTGGGCTGGTTCGTCATGAATAATGCGTCTGCTTACCTACAGTTCACGAATTTACAGGAAGCATTAATGGGATTAACGGCAGAACTGGCAATGACGCGAGATTTTCGGATTGTCGATGCCAAAATGTCGCTGCGTCAGTTTGCCGATGAGTTTTTGCTCCTGCGAGAAGACAAGGATATTCAACCTGCATATTTTGCTTCTGCGGATGGGCGCGATCGCGGTGCGATCGCACCTGAGGATTTCCGCTACATCGAGCGCAGCCAGTGGGAAAGCAAAACGCTGAACGACATTGCTAAGCCGTTTAAGTCTCTGGATGTTGTGGAGCTAAAGGCAAAAATTGTAGAGGTAATTAAGCTGCTAGAAGAAAAGCAGATCAAACGTTTAACTGTGCTTTCCCCCGTCGGTTCTGTGGCTGGCGTGATCGATCGCGGCGACGTGCTGCGCGCACTGGCACGCAAGCTCAAATGGCCGATTCCCGAAGCCTACATTCAACAAGTAAAAGCCGATGGTAAGTTTCCGCCAGATCTGCGATTATCGGAGTTAATCGCGCAGATTCCCCCCAATTAA
- a CDS encoding PH domain-containing protein, with product MQIYVSNQEVKIQLSGTERFWAFHIGSTITIPVAHIKSVSTAEPASNWKEIRAPGAFIPGFIKSGTYYSDRGREFWYVTREKDYLILELKDEYYKWITLTIDNSEALARQIQAAIANS from the coding sequence ATGCAAATCTATGTATCGAATCAAGAGGTAAAAATTCAACTCAGCGGGACCGAGCGTTTCTGGGCGTTTCACATTGGTAGTACTATTACCATTCCTGTAGCGCATATCAAGTCTGTCAGTACTGCCGAGCCAGCTAGTAACTGGAAAGAAATTCGCGCTCCCGGTGCGTTTATCCCCGGATTTATTAAATCCGGCACCTACTACAGCGATCGCGGTCGGGAATTTTGGTATGTGACGAGGGAAAAGGACTACCTGATCTTGGAACTCAAGGATGAATACTATAAGTGGATTACTCTAACTATCGACAACAGCGAAGCTTTGGCTCGCCAAATTCAAGCGGCGATCGCCAATTCTTAA
- a CDS encoding RNA methyltransferase → MFDVRIILVEPAGALNLGAVARVMKNMGLAQLWLVNPQCDRFSDGAQHMAVHAKDILEAARIVDTLPEALFDCHRAIATVGRVSPSGTNLPLNSSDGLSWLTQVESSAIVFGREDRGLSNAELQYCQQVMTIPTAAVYPSLNLAQAVGICCYHLRLLYESRHEANEPSANSFGAIASQIEQDLVHSASITVVEAFYEQLEAILLEIGFLYPHTAFSRMSKLRQLFNRANLTTEEVAMLRGILRQVNWAAQKDAKQ, encoded by the coding sequence ATGTTCGACGTACGCATTATTCTCGTTGAGCCAGCCGGAGCGCTAAATTTAGGTGCGGTGGCGCGGGTGATGAAAAATATGGGGTTGGCGCAGCTCTGGCTGGTAAATCCCCAGTGCGATCGCTTCAGCGATGGCGCGCAACACATGGCCGTACATGCCAAGGATATTTTAGAAGCAGCGCGGATCGTCGATACCTTACCAGAAGCTCTATTTGACTGCCACAGAGCGATCGCTACTGTCGGTCGAGTATCGCCTTCGGGCACTAATTTGCCATTAAATTCGTCCGATGGCCTGAGCTGGCTGACCCAGGTGGAAAGCAGCGCGATCGTGTTTGGGCGCGAGGATCGCGGCCTTAGTAATGCGGAATTGCAATACTGTCAACAGGTGATGACAATTCCGACGGCGGCGGTTTATCCTTCGCTCAACCTGGCGCAAGCGGTCGGGATTTGTTGCTACCATCTACGCCTGCTCTATGAATCACGCCATGAAGCAAATGAACCAAGTGCAAATTCTTTTGGCGCGATCGCTAGCCAAATCGAGCAAGATTTGGTACATTCAGCCTCCATAACTGTGGTTGAAGCTTTCTACGAACAACTGGAGGCTATACTGCTGGAGATCGGGTTTCTTTATCCGCATACAGCGTTCAGTAGAATGAGCAAACTACGCCAGTTGTTTAATCGAGCCAACCTCACAACCGAAGAGGTTGCTATGCTGAGAGGTATTTTGCGACAAGTTAATTGGGCTGCGCAAAAAGATGCCAAGCAATAG
- a CDS encoding serine hydrolase, whose translation MSRESRLKRLKEGKNQPYVSIARDRVTSISEGTALRDRKIQPNQTQVATLPKPPLKSQSKSTSLRRSHLTQSLAKNIGWQVLRLVVIGVGLSAIAGTLIYFWQSAASRTITAPIGHQVGSDKKEAPDSTDLPLKAELTALTAKIKQLAAPESDLSLQTLVFDADTGVYTDVNSRKPIASASIIKIPLLIAFLQDVDEGKVQLGEQLEISKDVIVGEAGGLQYEPEGTKISALETLTEMIVHSDNTATNMIMKRIGGKDAANRRFKSWGLNSTVIRNQLPDLEGTNTTSPYDLVNLLSMVDKGKLLSPRSRDRLMDIMRRPVTNTLLPQGIAADARIVHKTGDIRSVVGDAGIIDMPSGRRYIMAAIVKRPDNDQRANELIRQVSRATYDYLKTNNSNSSPNSVSPPIRKPATNPASNSIDSTIQAPDTTIVPPETSNVNDSETSSLARSQQPVVNTQP comes from the coding sequence ATGAGCCGCGAATCTAGACTGAAACGACTAAAAGAAGGTAAGAACCAACCCTATGTCTCTATTGCCAGAGATCGAGTAACCTCCATTTCAGAAGGAACTGCACTGCGCGATCGCAAAATTCAACCGAATCAAACTCAAGTTGCGACACTACCAAAACCGCCATTAAAATCGCAGTCAAAATCTACATCGCTCAGGCGTTCCCATCTCACCCAATCCCTAGCAAAAAATATAGGTTGGCAAGTTCTGCGCTTGGTGGTAATTGGTGTCGGTTTGAGCGCGATCGCAGGGACATTAATCTACTTTTGGCAGAGTGCCGCTAGTCGTACTATCACGGCACCCATCGGCCATCAAGTCGGTTCCGACAAAAAGGAGGCACCAGATTCTACGGATTTACCGCTTAAGGCGGAGCTAACAGCGTTAACAGCAAAAATTAAGCAGCTAGCAGCACCAGAATCGGATCTATCGCTCCAAACGCTGGTCTTTGATGCAGATACGGGCGTTTATACCGATGTCAATAGTCGCAAGCCGATCGCTTCGGCTAGCATCATTAAAATACCCTTGCTGATCGCATTTTTACAGGATGTCGATGAGGGTAAAGTGCAACTGGGCGAGCAATTGGAAATTAGCAAAGATGTAATCGTTGGCGAAGCTGGCGGTCTTCAGTACGAACCTGAGGGTACAAAGATCTCAGCGCTGGAAACCCTGACAGAGATGATTGTCCACAGCGACAACACCGCCACCAACATGATTATGAAAAGGATTGGTGGTAAGGATGCGGCTAACCGTCGCTTTAAGTCCTGGGGGCTAAACTCTACAGTAATTCGCAATCAGCTTCCAGATTTAGAGGGCACAAACACCACCAGCCCCTACGATCTGGTCAATTTATTGTCTATGGTGGATAAAGGGAAATTGCTCTCGCCGCGCAGTCGCGATCGCTTGATGGATATCATGCGTCGCCCCGTGACGAATACGCTCTTACCCCAAGGAATTGCCGCCGATGCCCGCATCGTTCATAAAACTGGAGATATCAGATCGGTGGTGGGCGATGCTGGCATTATCGATATGCCCAGTGGGAGGCGCTATATCATGGCAGCAATCGTGAAGCGCCCCGACAACGATCAAAGGGCAAACGAGCTAATTCGTCAGGTTTCCAGAGCTACCTACGATTACCTCAAGACTAATAACAGTAATAGCTCGCCCAACTCAGTTAGTCCCCCCATCCGTAAACCAGCGACTAATCCTGCCAGCAACTCCATCGACAGCACCATTCAAGCTCCAGACACTACGATCGTGCCGCCAGAAACATCGAATGTCAACGATTCAGAAACTTCTTCCTTGGCGCGATCGCAGCAACCCGTTGTCAATACGCAACCCTAG
- a CDS encoding thioredoxin domain-containing protein — MESSPIHNTPTGTPEHRARNLLIAIAAIALAAALFFGFQTQNSGASLAAVAKAATPLESALANNQPTVVEFYADWCTSCQSMAADNMALQKQYGSAVNFVMLNVDNNKWLPEITRFKVDGIPHFVFMDRKNMVVGNAIGVVPHTVMAENITAMIAGEKLPHNRLESDRISPFTGPLPADATQPKSHA, encoded by the coding sequence ATGGAATCATCGCCTATCCACAATACTCCCACTGGCACGCCCGAGCATCGCGCGCGCAATCTGTTAATCGCGATCGCCGCGATCGCCCTCGCTGCCGCACTCTTCTTTGGCTTTCAAACCCAAAACAGCGGTGCTTCCCTTGCGGCAGTTGCGAAAGCCGCCACGCCATTAGAATCTGCACTAGCAAATAACCAGCCCACCGTGGTTGAGTTCTATGCCGACTGGTGTACGAGTTGCCAGTCTATGGCTGCCGATAACATGGCATTGCAAAAGCAGTACGGCTCCGCTGTCAATTTCGTCATGCTGAATGTGGATAACAACAAATGGTTGCCAGAAATTACCCGCTTTAAGGTTGATGGCATTCCCCATTTCGTCTTTATGGATCGTAAAAATATGGTAGTTGGCAACGCGATCGGCGTTGTTCCCCATACCGTGATGGCAGAGAACATCACGGCTATGATTGCGGGGGAAAAACTACCTCACAATCGCCTGGAGAGCGATCGCATATCGCCATTTACGGGGCCGCTACCAGCCGATGCCACGCAACCAAAATCCCACGCCTAA
- the pckA gene encoding phosphoenolpyruvate carboxykinase (ATP) — MSDRNLASNFYGRASIENPVKEKLPQANYSPQANYSPNLNNADIRERQHGSTFGLDALGMKNLGHVYHNLPVPVLIEHSLVRGEGVLAENGALCVHTGKYTGRSPNDKFIVEEPSSKEEIHWNKLNVPISEANFDRLYRRILSYVQGRDLYIFDGYVGADRKYRKGVRVITEAASESLFAHQLFLRPTDEELHHHHADFTVIAVPGLHGDPNDDGINSEAFIALHFAKRLVIIGGSKYAGEIKKSVFSLMNYFMTKCNVLPMHCSANMDENGNTALFFGLSGTGKTTLSADPNRRLIGDDEHGWSDEGIFNFEGGCYAKLIHLSHEKEAEIWEATRFGAMMENVVLASDTRVADYDDGSLTENTRVAYPIEYIPNSVIPGIGGHPNTIIFLSADAFGVLPPIAKLTEQQAMYYFMSGYTSKLAGTERGITEPQATFSACFGKPFLPLSASIYAELLGHRLRSHNSTVYLVNTGWSGGPYGVGARMDIEHTRATISAALDGHLDNVAFYPHLIFKISIPESVPGVPQQILNPRDTWSDKAEYDRQARHLARLFVENFKRFKHAHKDIVDAGPNAD, encoded by the coding sequence ATGAGCGACAGAAATCTTGCCAGCAATTTCTATGGGCGCGCGTCGATAGAAAATCCTGTAAAAGAGAAGCTTCCACAAGCTAATTATTCTCCACAAGCTAATTATTCTCCAAATCTGAATAACGCAGATATTCGCGAACGACAGCATGGTTCGACCTTCGGATTAGATGCTCTCGGCATGAAGAATCTCGGGCATGTCTACCACAACCTACCCGTGCCAGTTCTGATAGAACACTCTCTCGTTCGCGGTGAAGGCGTTCTAGCCGAAAATGGTGCTTTATGCGTGCATACCGGGAAGTATACTGGGCGATCGCCCAACGATAAATTCATTGTCGAAGAACCGAGTAGCAAAGAAGAGATTCACTGGAATAAGCTCAACGTTCCCATTTCCGAAGCAAACTTCGATCGGCTTTATCGGCGGATTCTTTCCTACGTGCAGGGCAGAGATCTTTATATCTTCGATGGCTATGTGGGTGCCGATCGCAAGTATAGAAAGGGAGTGCGAGTGATTACCGAGGCTGCATCCGAGAGTTTGTTTGCCCATCAGTTATTCCTCAGACCGACAGACGAAGAACTGCACCACCATCATGCCGACTTTACCGTAATTGCCGTTCCTGGACTGCACGGCGATCCGAATGACGATGGCATTAACAGCGAAGCATTTATTGCACTACATTTCGCCAAAAGATTGGTAATCATCGGTGGCTCGAAGTACGCGGGAGAAATCAAGAAGTCTGTATTCTCTCTGATGAACTACTTCATGACGAAGTGTAACGTCCTGCCCATGCACTGCTCTGCCAATATGGACGAGAATGGTAATACAGCTCTGTTCTTCGGTCTTTCCGGTACTGGTAAAACCACTCTGTCCGCAGATCCCAACCGCCGACTGATTGGCGATGACGAGCACGGCTGGTCAGATGAAGGCATCTTCAACTTTGAGGGTGGATGTTATGCGAAATTGATTCACCTTTCCCATGAGAAAGAAGCAGAAATCTGGGAAGCAACTCGATTTGGAGCCATGATGGAAAATGTCGTTCTGGCATCCGATACCAGAGTTGCCGACTACGACGATGGCAGCCTGACGGAGAATACGCGTGTTGCCTATCCAATTGAATACATTCCCAATTCTGTAATTCCGGGTATAGGCGGTCATCCCAATACCATTATCTTTCTCTCGGCAGATGCTTTTGGCGTACTGCCCCCGATCGCCAAGCTCACCGAGCAGCAGGCAATGTACTATTTTATGTCCGGCTATACCAGCAAGTTGGCTGGTACCGAGCGCGGCATCACCGAGCCGCAAGCGACTTTCTCTGCTTGTTTTGGCAAGCCATTTCTACCTCTATCAGCCAGCATCTATGCCGAGCTTCTAGGCCATCGACTCAGAAGCCATAACTCTACCGTATACCTGGTAAATACGGGCTGGTCGGGCGGCCCCTACGGGGTGGGCGCGCGTATGGACATCGAGCACACCCGCGCCACAATCTCGGCAGCCTTAGACGGTCACCTGGATAATGTAGCGTTCTATCCCCATCTCATCTTCAAAATATCGATCCCCGAATCGGTACCGGGAGTACCTCAACAAATCCTGAATCCCAGGGATACCTGGAGCGACAAAGCAGAATACGACAGGCAAGCAAGGCACCTCGCTCGCCTATTTGTAGAAAACTTCAAGCGCTTTAAGCACGCGCACAAGGACATCGTCGATGCTGGCCCCAACGCGGATTGA